A stretch of DNA from Natrinema salaciae:
ACGCGTACAATCCGGACACAGCCGACGAAGGCCGTCGACGGTCTCACCGCATCGCTCGCACTTGCTGTCCTCGACGAGTCGGCTCACGGCGATCCCTCCTCGAGTTTCTCCTCGGATCGAGCGAGCAGATTGCCGATCGTCCCCGGCTGGCGGTCGGTCCGGCGAGCGAACTCCCGAACGCCGATGCCGTTCTCTCGACAGGAGACGTAGGCCTCACGTT
This window harbors:
- a CDS encoding RNA polymerase subunit sigma-24 translates to MSSEQATLVDFGPDLSVLTEAEREAYVSCRENGIGVREFARRTDRQPGTIGNLLARSEEKLEEGSP